One window of Pseudacidobacterium ailaaui genomic DNA carries:
- a CDS encoding LytR/AlgR family response regulator transcription factor, whose product MIRALIVDDERLARSELRRLLDAHDDIEIVGEAANAQEARTLMEKLQPALLFLDVEMPGESGIALIESLPDPPDVIFTTAYSQYAVEAFEQCAVDYLLKPIEAGRLARALHRIRELRAQNAREVPQQFFVREGERAWMVRPADIRLLESEGNYTRVCFGEHRPLVLRSLQALQERLGKQFFRANRNQVINLRWVESMELNPDLSLTAVLRDGTRVGLSRRQSQIFREQMAL is encoded by the coding sequence ATGATCCGGGCGCTGATTGTGGATGATGAGCGGCTGGCGCGCTCTGAGCTGCGCCGTTTGCTGGATGCTCATGACGATATTGAGATCGTCGGCGAGGCGGCAAATGCGCAGGAGGCAAGGACCCTGATGGAGAAGCTGCAACCTGCGCTTCTGTTTCTGGATGTGGAGATGCCAGGGGAGAGCGGAATCGCGCTGATTGAATCTCTTCCTGATCCACCCGATGTCATCTTTACGACGGCATACAGCCAGTATGCGGTAGAGGCCTTTGAGCAATGTGCAGTGGATTATCTGCTCAAGCCGATTGAGGCGGGACGGCTGGCGCGGGCGCTCCATCGGATTCGAGAGCTCCGGGCGCAGAATGCCCGGGAGGTCCCACAGCAGTTTTTTGTCCGCGAAGGTGAGCGCGCCTGGATGGTGCGGCCTGCTGATATCCGCTTGCTGGAGAGTGAAGGCAATTACACGCGGGTTTGTTTTGGAGAACACCGTCCGCTGGTCCTGCGTAGTTTGCAGGCCCTGCAGGAGCGTCTGGGAAAGCAGTTCTTCCGTGCAAACCGCAATCAGGTGATTAATCTGCGTTGGGTCGAATCCATGGAGCTGAATCCAGACCTTAGCCTGACGGCGGTCTTAAGGGACGGTACTCGCGTTGGGCTCTCGCGCCGGCAGTCCCAGATTTTTCGCGAGCAAATGGCCCTGTAG
- a CDS encoding sensor histidine kinase produces MDHKTGTSFDLGAPAKQQSWRALLLSFRPGYLAAQVLGWGLYAAISFPLVVAAKYYQRPSAALVSVLLFSFYGFMATHVVRAMARRQNWADRPFSWVALRTLVAAALSGVWMAGCLVVINSLILGLFVARGRDAYMVLLYMFPNSAVVVLFWEFFYFLAKTIERRRMAEMQGLQLQLLAREAQHRALSSQLQPHFLFNCLNSLRSLIVEDPSRAREMVTDLAGLLRYSLDHDPLTRVTLAEDLAALDRYLALEMIRFEDRLRIRRQVTGEALRALVPPMMVQALVENAIKHGIAARSEGGEIAIEAERQDRILRIDVLNDGRLLALERPGSIGLRNTRERLALTYGAQASLELFAMQPEKVCARLTLPFEEAR; encoded by the coding sequence ATGGACCACAAAACAGGAACATCCTTTGATCTGGGTGCGCCGGCGAAGCAGCAAAGCTGGCGCGCCCTGCTGTTGTCGTTTCGGCCAGGGTATCTTGCAGCGCAAGTGCTGGGATGGGGACTTTATGCGGCCATCAGCTTTCCCCTGGTTGTGGCCGCAAAGTATTATCAGAGACCGTCGGCGGCGCTGGTTTCCGTGCTGCTTTTTTCGTTCTATGGGTTCATGGCGACGCATGTGGTGCGTGCCATGGCCCGCAGGCAGAACTGGGCCGACAGGCCGTTCTCCTGGGTGGCGCTGCGCACGCTGGTCGCTGCCGCCCTTAGCGGCGTGTGGATGGCCGGTTGTCTGGTCGTCATCAACAGTCTGATCCTGGGGCTTTTTGTGGCGCGCGGCCGCGATGCTTACATGGTGCTTCTGTACATGTTTCCCAACTCGGCCGTCGTAGTACTGTTCTGGGAGTTCTTTTATTTTCTGGCCAAGACGATCGAGCGCCGGCGCATGGCAGAGATGCAGGGGCTGCAACTGCAGTTGCTGGCCCGAGAGGCGCAGCATCGCGCCCTGTCTTCGCAGCTTCAGCCGCATTTCCTGTTTAATTGTCTGAATTCGCTGCGTTCGCTCATTGTGGAAGACCCCTCGCGCGCAAGGGAGATGGTCACCGACCTGGCCGGGTTGCTGCGCTATTCTCTGGACCATGACCCGCTCACGCGCGTTACGCTGGCCGAGGACCTGGCCGCACTGGACCGCTATCTTGCGCTGGAGATGATCCGGTTTGAGGACCGGCTGCGCATTCGCCGGCAGGTTACAGGCGAGGCATTGCGGGCACTGGTGCCGCCCATGATGGTGCAGGCGCTGGTGGAGAATGCAATCAAGCACGGTATCGCCGCACGGAGCGAGGGTGGGGAGATTGCGATTGAGGCAGAGAGACAGGACCGCATCTTGCGGATTGATGTCCTGAATGATGGCCGACTGCTGGCCCTGGAGCGTCCGGGCAGTATCGGGCTGCGGAACACGCGGGAGCGGCTGGCCTTGACTTATGGAGCGCAGGCATCCCTGGAGCTTTTCGCGATGCAGCCGGAAAAAGTCTGTGCGCGACTGACGTTGCCCTTTGAGGAAGCGAGATGA
- a CDS encoding alpha/beta fold hydrolase: MKLTANLLTAAVLVLAIHVVLAQSTPAFHVDVKGKGKAMILIPGLSSSGEVWDSTVARYQDNYRCYVLTLDGFAGQPRWTGPGDDFLNVVRDQLAAYIDKNHLDHPVIVGHSLGGFLALDLAEKYPDKVGPLVIVDALPFSAHAWMNVDSADGVKGMAAGLRSRIAGETDAEYAAYVNSGAMTRSMVTSDADFARIKEWGLRSDKQTVGDAMYDMLVTDLRPELGHIHTPILVMGTWIGLAEAAQQPASPTFRSAILKEFEGQYAGAPQTTIVLADHARHFIMYDDPQWFFAQMDAFLKAHPAA, encoded by the coding sequence ATGAAACTGACGGCAAATCTTCTGACTGCGGCTGTTCTGGTCCTGGCGATCCATGTGGTCCTGGCGCAGAGCACGCCGGCCTTTCATGTGGATGTAAAAGGTAAAGGGAAAGCGATGATCCTGATTCCCGGGCTGTCTTCCTCTGGAGAGGTTTGGGATTCAACGGTAGCGCGGTATCAGGACAATTACCGCTGTTATGTGCTCACGCTTGACGGGTTCGCCGGACAGCCGCGATGGACGGGTCCGGGGGATGATTTTCTGAATGTAGTCCGGGACCAGCTGGCGGCGTATATCGACAAAAACCACCTGGACCATCCGGTGATTGTAGGGCACTCGCTGGGCGGGTTTCTCGCTTTGGACCTGGCGGAGAAATATCCGGACAAGGTAGGGCCGCTGGTGATTGTGGACGCACTGCCGTTCTCAGCCCATGCCTGGATGAATGTGGACTCGGCGGACGGAGTCAAGGGGATGGCGGCTGGATTGCGCTCGCGGATTGCTGGAGAAACAGACGCGGAGTACGCAGCCTATGTGAACAGCGGGGCGATGACGCGCTCCATGGTGACAAGCGATGCTGATTTTGCGCGCATCAAGGAGTGGGGGCTACGTTCTGACAAGCAGACAGTTGGCGATGCCATGTATGACATGCTGGTGACAGACCTGCGTCCGGAGCTGGGCCACATTCATACGCCGATTCTGGTAATGGGGACTTGGATTGGATTGGCAGAAGCGGCACAGCAGCCGGCCTCTCCGACATTCCGGAGCGCCATATTGAAGGAGTTTGAAGGCCAGTATGCCGGTGCACCCCAGACGACGATTGTGCTGGCCGACCATGCACGGCACTTTATTATGTACGATGATCCGCAGTGGTTCTTTGCCCAGATGGATGCGTTTTTGAAGGCGCACCCGGCCGCCTGA
- the rpmB gene encoding 50S ribosomal protein L28 — translation MAQVCEICGKGPQFGNNISHAHNVTRRRWNVNLRPVKAKVEGGAKRLRVCTRCIKSGKVVKA, via the coding sequence ATGGCTCAGGTGTGTGAAATCTGCGGCAAAGGCCCGCAATTCGGAAACAATATCTCTCATGCGCACAACGTCACTCGTCGGCGCTGGAATGTCAATCTCCGCCCGGTCAAGGCGAAAGTAGAGGGCGGCGCAAAGCGTCTGCGGGTCTGCACCCGCTGCATCAAAAGCGGTAAGGTTGTAAAAGCGTAG
- a CDS encoding thioesterase family protein yields MAHINSFVRIPLLTIRQLVRPLPRIGVLDQDRVSMRVLPNDIDFNFHLNNSRYLSCMDYGRIHMMAANGILNHALSGRWTPLVGSVDITYRRPLGLWVRFELHTRTLGWDQKWFYIEQSFHSDAGLAAIAWVKGLFRNRQGNIPPQTVVDMVAPGMTSPRLPEELERWNQLTKIRLEGPAAYGSTL; encoded by the coding sequence ATGGCTCACATCAACAGCTTCGTCCGCATTCCCCTGCTCACCATTCGCCAGCTGGTCCGGCCCCTGCCGCGCATTGGCGTGCTCGACCAGGACCGTGTTTCGATGCGCGTCCTGCCCAATGATATCGATTTCAATTTCCACCTCAACAACTCGCGCTACCTAAGCTGCATGGACTACGGCCGCATTCACATGATGGCCGCCAACGGCATCCTCAACCATGCCCTGAGTGGCCGCTGGACCCCTCTCGTCGGGTCCGTCGACATCACCTACCGCCGTCCGCTCGGCCTCTGGGTCCGATTTGAGCTGCATACCCGCACCCTCGGATGGGACCAGAAGTGGTTCTACATCGAACAGAGCTTCCACTCCGATGCTGGACTGGCCGCCATTGCCTGGGTCAAGGGCCTCTTTCGTAACCGGCAGGGGAACATTCCACCCCAGACGGTAGTGGACATGGTCGCGCCCGGCATGACTTCTCCTCGCTTGCCAGAGGAATTGGAGCGGTGGAACCAACTGACAAAAATACGGCTGGAAGGACCAGCAGCCTACGGGTCCACCCTCTGA
- a CDS encoding ATP-binding protein, translating to MNIASIAPPEERFTPKSPTPVPEIIAALKRVSALHGMEEAEYEWLATHGVERFAEAGTTIFREGEPATEMTIMLKGEVHVRREHGPSALWIGRSGQISGLLPFSRMKTYGGHGYTVAPTWALSYPKEIFPEMLKAVPSMTQRCVSVLLDRVREVTRMEQQTEKLNALGKLAGNLAHELNNPASAAQRAASGLLDELHVYGYEKYRLGSLCLSEEHLTQVRNWQKSVRERARALSNSAADQAAREDALLAWMRQHGIESPWKIVPELAEAGVEPLQLEPLVEFLDAHALMVVLSQFASSIRAENMANAMLDSTKRIFDLIRAIKDYSYMDQAPIQEVDIPQGLENTLTMLQSRLQHVEVERRYAPDLPRLSAYASELNQVWMALLENALDAIQDRGRITLSVQPSGDMLLIEVWDNGPGIPPELQDRIFEPFFTTKAPGSGLGLGLDTVQRIVRKHRGYVRVQSEPGATCFQVRLPVEQLQAY from the coding sequence ATGAATATAGCCAGCATCGCCCCTCCAGAGGAACGCTTTACTCCCAAGTCGCCGACGCCGGTGCCTGAAATTATTGCGGCGCTCAAGCGGGTCTCTGCCCTGCATGGGATGGAGGAGGCCGAATATGAATGGCTGGCGACGCATGGCGTGGAGCGCTTTGCCGAGGCGGGCACAACCATCTTTCGTGAAGGCGAGCCGGCAACGGAGATGACCATCATGCTGAAGGGGGAAGTGCATGTGCGGCGTGAGCATGGTCCTTCTGCGCTGTGGATCGGGCGCTCGGGCCAGATCTCCGGCCTGCTGCCCTTTTCCCGCATGAAGACCTATGGCGGCCACGGCTACACGGTGGCACCCACCTGGGCGCTTTCCTACCCCAAAGAGATTTTTCCTGAGATGCTGAAGGCCGTGCCTTCGATGACCCAGCGCTGCGTGAGCGTGCTGCTGGACCGCGTGCGCGAGGTGACGCGCATGGAACAGCAGACGGAAAAACTGAATGCCCTGGGTAAGCTCGCAGGCAATCTTGCCCATGAGCTGAACAATCCGGCATCGGCGGCGCAGCGTGCTGCTTCGGGGCTGCTTGATGAACTGCATGTTTATGGCTATGAGAAGTATCGGCTGGGCAGTTTGTGCCTCTCAGAAGAGCACCTGACGCAGGTGCGCAACTGGCAAAAGTCGGTGCGCGAACGTGCGCGTGCCCTGAGCAACTCTGCTGCGGACCAGGCAGCGCGGGAAGATGCACTGCTGGCCTGGATGAGGCAGCACGGAATTGAGTCGCCTTGGAAGATTGTTCCGGAGCTGGCCGAGGCCGGTGTGGAACCTCTTCAACTGGAACCGCTGGTGGAGTTTCTGGATGCGCATGCGCTGATGGTGGTGCTGTCCCAGTTTGCCTCTTCCATCCGGGCTGAAAACATGGCCAACGCCATGCTCGATTCCACCAAACGCATCTTCGACCTGATTCGCGCCATTAAAGACTATTCCTACATGGACCAGGCGCCGATCCAGGAAGTGGACATTCCCCAGGGACTGGAAAATACGCTGACCATGTTGCAATCGCGACTGCAGCATGTGGAGGTAGAACGGCGCTATGCCCCGGACCTGCCGCGGCTCAGCGCATATGCCAGCGAGCTGAACCAGGTGTGGATGGCGCTGCTTGAAAATGCTCTCGATGCGATCCAGGATCGCGGACGCATTACGCTCAGTGTGCAGCCTTCCGGAGACATGCTGCTGATTGAGGTATGGGACAACGGCCCCGGCATTCCGCCCGAATTGCAGGACCGCATCTTCGAGCCGTTCTTTACGACCAAGGCCCCAGGCAGTGGCCTTGGGCTTGGTCTCGATACGGTCCAGCGCATCGTGCGCAAGCACCGCGGATATGTCCGCGTGCAGTCTGAGCCAGGTGCAACCTGCTTCCAGGTGCGCCTTCCGGTGGAGCAGTTGCAGGCGTATTAG
- a CDS encoding DUF4174 domain-containing protein: MTLRLPFIAAILSLPAGLFAQASLSCSMRPATLVQMRHCYRPLLVFSPTAKDPRLLKQQSALDSAADDMMDRFVLFLPIIAQSQGYQPPLDTPYEILNRKEMASVRARFQVPEGRFSVYLLGEDGRIKLKSTQPVSISQLNQLIDSMPERKIEMQRPHAN; the protein is encoded by the coding sequence ATGACGCTGCGCCTCCCCTTCATCGCCGCCATACTGAGTTTGCCGGCCGGGCTGTTTGCCCAGGCCAGCCTGAGCTGTTCCATGCGCCCGGCGACGCTGGTACAGATGCGGCATTGCTACCGGCCACTGCTGGTCTTCAGTCCAACTGCGAAGGACCCACGCCTGTTGAAGCAGCAGTCTGCTCTGGACAGCGCGGCTGATGACATGATGGACCGTTTTGTTCTGTTCCTGCCGATCATCGCCCAATCGCAGGGGTACCAGCCTCCGCTGGATACGCCCTATGAGATTCTGAACCGCAAAGAGATGGCGTCCGTCCGTGCCCGCTTTCAGGTCCCGGAAGGCCGGTTTTCGGTCTATCTGCTGGGAGAGGATGGCCGCATCAAACTGAAGAGCACGCAGCCGGTCTCGATTTCGCAGCTCAACCAACTCATCGATTCCATGCCCGAACGGAAGATAGAAATGCAGCGTCCACATGCAAATTAG
- the ilvC gene encoding ketol-acid reductoisomerase encodes MAKTYHDHDADLSLIQQKKVAIIGYGSQGHAHALNLKDSGVHVRVGLPASSKSIDKAKKAGLEVSTISEAAAWADVIMILTPDETQGELYNKEIAQHLKPGKTLAFAHGFNIRYGTIQPPAGVDVFLAAPKAPGHRVREVFTEGGGTPGLVAVHQDASGNTLALALSYAKGIGCTRAGVLETTFKEETETDLFGEQAVLCGGTAALVKAGFETLVEAGYQPELAYFECLHELKLIVDLMYRGGLAYMRYSISNTAEYGDYTAGPRIVTDETRAAMKKLLKEIQDGTFAKNWIEENKSGCKNFHETRRKEAKHQIEEVGAKLRAAMPFLDPVEVKDGVPQPAQPTEVVSASSK; translated from the coding sequence ATGGCGAAGACCTACCATGACCACGACGCAGACCTTTCACTGATCCAGCAGAAGAAGGTCGCGATCATCGGATACGGATCGCAGGGCCATGCCCATGCGCTTAACCTGAAGGACTCCGGCGTCCACGTGCGCGTCGGCCTGCCCGCATCGAGCAAATCCATTGACAAAGCGAAGAAGGCGGGTCTTGAAGTCAGCACGATTTCTGAGGCCGCGGCCTGGGCCGACGTGATCATGATCCTCACGCCCGATGAGACGCAGGGCGAGCTGTACAACAAAGAGATTGCCCAGCACCTGAAGCCCGGCAAGACACTGGCTTTTGCGCATGGATTCAACATTCGTTATGGCACGATTCAGCCGCCGGCTGGCGTCGATGTGTTTCTCGCCGCGCCCAAGGCCCCGGGGCACCGCGTGCGTGAAGTGTTTACAGAGGGCGGAGGCACTCCGGGCCTTGTTGCCGTGCATCAGGATGCGAGCGGCAACACGCTTGCGCTGGCGCTTTCCTATGCCAAGGGAATCGGCTGCACCCGTGCCGGGGTGCTGGAAACCACCTTCAAGGAAGAGACCGAAACCGACCTCTTCGGCGAGCAGGCGGTACTTTGCGGTGGCACGGCCGCTCTGGTCAAGGCCGGATTTGAGACGCTGGTGGAGGCGGGGTATCAGCCGGAGCTGGCATACTTTGAATGCCTGCACGAGCTGAAGCTGATTGTGGACCTGATGTATCGCGGCGGTCTGGCCTACATGCGTTATTCCATTTCAAACACGGCCGAGTATGGCGATTACACCGCAGGGCCCCGCATTGTTACCGACGAGACGCGCGCCGCCATGAAGAAGCTGCTCAAGGAGATCCAGGACGGCACCTTTGCCAAGAACTGGATTGAAGAGAACAAGAGCGGCTGCAAAAATTTCCATGAGACGCGCCGGAAAGAGGCAAAGCACCAGATTGAAGAAGTGGGCGCGAAGCTGCGCGCGGCCATGCCCTTCCTTGATCCGGTTGAGGTAAAGGACGGAGTGCCTCAGCCCGCACAGCCAACGGAAGTTGTGTCGGCTTCGTCTAAGTAG
- the ilvN gene encoding acetolactate synthase small subunit: protein MLHTFVALVEDKPGVLTRVASLFRRLNVNIVSLTVGRSEREGVSRMTIVAEASPTAGHRITASLYKLENVLEVDDVGQFACVTRELALIKVAATPQTRSHIFELVEVFRARIVDLAPDSLMIEITGVSSKIEGLIQVLMESGDEILEIARTGRMVMRRGRHTSRVLDAMRIAGAPEPEILEPNVTAESEEESQLPQS, encoded by the coding sequence ATGCTGCATACATTTGTCGCACTCGTGGAAGACAAACCGGGCGTGCTGACGCGCGTGGCCTCACTCTTCCGCCGCCTGAATGTAAATATCGTCTCCCTTACAGTGGGCCGCTCGGAGCGGGAAGGCGTTTCGCGCATGACGATCGTCGCGGAGGCGTCGCCGACTGCTGGCCATCGCATTACAGCCAGCCTCTATAAGCTAGAGAACGTGCTGGAGGTGGATGACGTGGGCCAGTTTGCCTGCGTGACCCGCGAACTGGCGCTGATTAAAGTTGCCGCCACGCCGCAGACCCGCTCACACATCTTTGAGTTGGTGGAGGTCTTCCGCGCGCGTATTGTGGACCTTGCGCCGGATTCGCTGATGATTGAGATTACCGGCGTTTCCAGCAAGATTGAGGGGTTGATCCAGGTTCTGATGGAGAGCGGCGACGAGATCCTGGAGATTGCGCGCACGGGACGCATGGTGATGCGGCGGGGACGACATACCAGCCGTGTGCTCGATGCCATGCGCATTGCCGGCGCGCCCGAACCGGAGATTCTGGAGCCGAATGTAACGGCAGAGAGCGAAGAAGAATCGCAGCTGCCGCAATCATGA
- the ilvB gene encoding biosynthetic-type acetolactate synthase large subunit: protein MSATPQTTRLTGSEITWATLVGEGVTDVFGYPGGAILPIYDAMRKFPVRHILVRHEQGATHMADGYARASGKVGVAMATSGPGATNMVTGLATAMMDSVPIVCITGQVSSKVLGTDAFQEVDITGITLPITKHNYLVTRAEDIAPVLREAFLIAKSGRPGPVLVDITKDAQQATAEFHFEAAAPRPYRPHPMRGHSADSISDAARLIREAKRPMILAGHGIIQSGAFEQVRTLAERMQIPVASTLLGLGAFPASHEFSLGMMGMHGEAWVNTAIQKADLLIACGMRFDDRVTGTLATYAPHAKKIHIEIDPAEINKNVKVDVALVGDLKQVLEILLPQIPTRASSPWVREINEMKGECAVRDIKNLPDNGHLYAAHVIHDLWNATEGKAIVVTDVGQHQMWEAQYYKHNEPRTLVTSGGLGTMGFALPAAIGAKVACPEKEVWVIAGDGGFQMTAAELSTIAQEQLDINIAIINNGYLGMVRQWQEFFYEKNYASSPILSPDFVKLADAHGIAGATVTKRAEVLPAVKAARETKGPFLINFLVEKEDSVYPMIPQGKALHEMIRRPDNPLIETAEDA, encoded by the coding sequence ATGAGCGCAACACCACAGACCACCCGCCTTACTGGTTCCGAGATTACTTGGGCCACCCTGGTTGGCGAGGGCGTAACGGACGTCTTTGGCTATCCCGGCGGGGCCATTCTGCCTATCTATGACGCAATGCGAAAGTTTCCCGTCCGTCATATTCTGGTGCGGCACGAGCAGGGGGCGACGCACATGGCCGACGGCTATGCGCGCGCATCGGGCAAGGTGGGCGTAGCGATGGCGACCTCCGGTCCGGGCGCAACCAACATGGTCACAGGGCTGGCGACTGCGATGATGGACTCGGTGCCGATTGTCTGCATTACGGGGCAGGTTTCAAGCAAAGTGCTCGGCACGGATGCCTTTCAGGAGGTGGACATTACCGGCATCACACTGCCCATCACCAAACACAATTATCTTGTCACGCGGGCCGAGGACATTGCGCCGGTGCTGCGCGAGGCCTTTCTGATTGCGAAATCCGGACGGCCTGGTCCGGTGCTGGTGGACATCACGAAAGATGCGCAGCAGGCCACGGCCGAGTTTCACTTTGAAGCTGCAGCGCCCCGCCCTTATCGGCCGCATCCGATGCGCGGCCACAGCGCGGACTCCATCAGCGATGCAGCTCGTCTCATCCGCGAAGCGAAGCGCCCGATGATTCTCGCTGGACACGGTATCATTCAGTCCGGAGCATTTGAACAGGTACGCACGCTGGCAGAGCGGATGCAGATTCCCGTGGCGTCCACATTACTGGGCCTCGGAGCATTTCCTGCATCGCATGAGTTTTCGCTGGGCATGATGGGGATGCATGGCGAGGCCTGGGTAAACACCGCAATCCAGAAAGCGGACCTGCTCATTGCCTGCGGGATGCGTTTTGATGATCGCGTCACCGGGACGCTGGCCACGTATGCGCCCCATGCCAAGAAGATCCACATCGAGATTGATCCGGCCGAGATCAACAAGAACGTGAAGGTAGACGTGGCGCTGGTGGGGGACCTGAAGCAGGTGCTGGAAATCCTGCTGCCGCAGATTCCCACCAGGGCAAGCTCGCCATGGGTGCGCGAGATCAACGAGATGAAGGGCGAGTGTGCAGTCCGCGACATCAAGAACCTGCCGGACAACGGGCATCTTTATGCGGCCCATGTGATCCACGATCTGTGGAATGCGACCGAAGGCAAGGCCATTGTGGTGACCGACGTGGGCCAACATCAGATGTGGGAGGCCCAGTATTACAAGCACAATGAGCCCCGCACGCTGGTCACCTCCGGCGGACTGGGCACGATGGGCTTTGCGCTGCCCGCAGCCATTGGCGCAAAGGTCGCCTGCCCGGAGAAGGAAGTCTGGGTGATTGCCGGAGACGGCGGCTTTCAGATGACCGCAGCCGAGCTGTCGACCATTGCGCAGGAACAGCTCGACATCAATATTGCCATCATTAACAACGGGTATCTTGGGATGGTGCGTCAATGGCAGGAGTTTTTCTACGAGAAGAACTACGCTTCCTCGCCAATACTCAGTCCCGACTTTGTGAAGCTGGCCGATGCGCACGGCATTGCAGGCGCCACGGTCACGAAGCGCGCTGAAGTGCTGCCTGCCGTCAAAGCCGCACGGGAGACGAAGGGCCCGTTCCTGATTAATTTCCTGGTGGAAAAGGAAGACTCGGTCTATCCGATGATTCCTCAGGGCAAGGCGCTGCATGAGATGATCCGGCGGCCGGACAACCCTCTGATCGAAACAGCAGAAGATGCATAA
- the ilvD gene encoding dihydroxy-acid dehydratase: protein MSSDGLDKAKRKSIPLTEGPNRAAARAMLRSIGFTKEDLRKPIIGIANTWTEIGPCNFHLRQIAEAVKQGIREAGGTPMEFNTITISDGITMGTEGMKASLVSREVIADSIELVARGNLFDGLVCIAGCDKNMPGTVMALARLDVPGLMLYGGSIAPGHANGRDLTVQDVFEAIGAHAAGKLDDAGLEVIEANACPGAGACGGQFTANTMAIACEFLGISPFGISSVPAFLPEKLTTARKAGALVMDLARRDLRPRQIITREALENAITSVVASGGSTNAVLHLIAIAHEAGIQLSVDDFDRISRKTPLLCDLKPGGKYVAADYYKAGGSRLLAQRLIEAGFLHKDCINVSGQTLAEEAAQATEAPDQDVIHPATKPLKPMGGLVILKGNIAPEGCVIKIAGHNRLEHRGPARVFDCEEAAFAAVEQGKIRPHDVLVIRYEGPKGGPGMREMLQVTAAIVGIPELSETVALLTDGRFSGATRGLMAGHVSPEAAMGGPIAAIREGDIIHFDIPNRRLDVEVPEKELQSRLQNWKAPEPKFERGVFRKYADTVSSASLGAVTN from the coding sequence TTGAGTTCCGATGGATTGGACAAGGCAAAACGGAAAAGTATTCCCCTGACGGAGGGGCCGAACCGCGCCGCGGCGCGCGCCATGCTGCGCAGTATCGGCTTTACCAAGGAAGACCTGCGCAAGCCGATTATCGGTATTGCGAATACATGGACCGAGATCGGGCCTTGTAATTTCCACCTGCGCCAGATTGCCGAGGCAGTCAAGCAGGGCATTCGCGAGGCGGGCGGCACGCCGATGGAATTCAACACCATCACCATCTCAGATGGGATCACGATGGGAACAGAAGGGATGAAGGCCTCGCTGGTAAGCCGCGAAGTCATCGCCGACTCGATTGAACTCGTAGCGCGCGGCAACCTCTTTGACGGTCTTGTCTGCATTGCGGGGTGCGACAAAAACATGCCCGGAACGGTGATGGCGCTGGCGCGTCTGGATGTTCCGGGGCTGATGCTTTACGGCGGCTCGATTGCGCCCGGTCATGCAAATGGCCGCGACCTGACGGTGCAGGATGTGTTTGAGGCCATCGGTGCACACGCAGCAGGCAAGCTGGACGATGCAGGACTTGAAGTGATTGAGGCCAACGCGTGTCCTGGAGCGGGCGCCTGCGGTGGGCAGTTTACGGCCAACACCATGGCGATTGCCTGCGAGTTTCTGGGAATATCGCCCTTCGGTATCTCCAGCGTTCCGGCGTTTCTGCCGGAAAAACTGACGACGGCGCGCAAGGCCGGTGCTCTGGTGATGGATCTGGCGCGCAGAGACCTGCGTCCGCGCCAGATCATTACGCGCGAGGCGCTGGAGAACGCCATTACCAGCGTTGTTGCTTCCGGCGGCTCGACGAATGCCGTGCTGCACCTGATTGCGATTGCGCATGAGGCCGGTATCCAGCTTTCGGTGGATGACTTTGACCGCATCAGCCGCAAGACCCCGCTGCTTTGCGACCTGAAGCCGGGCGGCAAATACGTAGCGGCGGACTACTACAAGGCAGGCGGGAGCCGTCTGCTGGCGCAGCGCCTCATCGAGGCCGGCTTCCTGCACAAAGACTGCATCAACGTCAGCGGGCAGACGCTGGCCGAAGAAGCGGCGCAGGCCACAGAGGCCCCTGACCAGGACGTGATTCATCCAGCGACCAAGCCGCTGAAGCCCATGGGCGGTCTTGTCATCCTCAAAGGCAACATTGCGCCTGAGGGCTGCGTGATTAAGATTGCCGGGCACAACCGGCTGGAGCACCGTGGTCCGGCGCGCGTCTTTGACTGCGAAGAGGCGGCCTTTGCCGCAGTCGAGCAGGGCAAGATCCGCCCCCACGATGTACTGGTGATTCGCTATGAGGGACCGAAGGGCGGCCCGGGCATGAGAGAGATGCTTCAGGTGACGGCGGCCATTGTCGGCATTCCGGAGCTGTCTGAGACGGTCGCGCTGCTCACAGACGGCCGCTTCTCCGGCGCGACGCGCGGGCTGATGGCGGGCCATGTCTCGCCGGAAGCAGCCATGGGCGGCCCGATTGCCGCGATCCGCGAAGGCGACATCATACACTTCGACATCCCGAACCGTCGGCTTGATGTGGAGGTCCCGGAGAAAGAGTTACAGTCACGGTTACAGAACTGGAAGGCGCCGGAGCCGAAGTTTGAGCGCGGGGTCTTCCGCAAGTATGCGGACACGGTTTCTTCGGCATCCTTAGGGGCCGTGACGAACTGA